One stretch of Heterodontus francisci isolate sHetFra1 chromosome 22, sHetFra1.hap1, whole genome shotgun sequence DNA includes these proteins:
- the LOC137381434 gene encoding apolipoprotein A-IV-like, whose product MKIFVVTLMLFVVKGIEARALPGESNVTQTRGAADPIFVASISRIMKMHNLTSIFEHLAENMTSLTKEFRQKMETLGINVEQQAGTVKDRLANLFEQLQGTSEGISEQNRMSITQQFEMLKKDMTKLDLNSMPVNYNQTLEKIQQDLKQQMEQLQQVFVPLVNLFQGPIMEGIVNLRKSVSPGVDEISVPDPQK is encoded by the exons ATGAAGATATTTGTGGTTACTTTGATGCTGTTTGTGGTGAAAG GAATTGAGGCCCGTGCACTTCCAGGTGAGTCGAATGTTACACAAACTCGTGGAGCAGCTGATCCGATTTTTGTGGCCTCTATCAGTCGAATAAT GAAAATGCACAATCTAACCAGCATTTTCGAACATCTAGCAGAGAACATGACCTCGCTGACAAAAGAATTCCGACAGAAAATGGAAACTCTTGGAATAAATGTTGAACAGCAGGCTGGTACAGTCAAAGACAGGCTGGCCAACCTGTTTGAACAGCTCCAAGGGACAAGTGAAGGCATTTCTGAACAGAACAGAATGTCCATTACCCAACAATTTGAGATGTTGAAGAAAGACATGACCAAGTTAGATCTGAACTCTATGCCTGTTAATTACAATCAGACTTTAGAAAAGATACAGCAAGATCTCAAGCAGCAAATGGAGCAACTTCAACAGGTTTTTGTTCCTTTAGTTAATCTTTTCCAGGGACCAATCATGGAAGGAATTGTAAACTTGAGAAAATCTGTGTCACCTGGAGTTGATGAAATCTCTGTGCCAGATCCACAAAAATAA